The Rhododendron vialii isolate Sample 1 chromosome 8a, ASM3025357v1 genome has a window encoding:
- the LOC131336248 gene encoding rhamnogalacturonan I rhamnosyltransferase 1-like gives MCRVERKRSEEREKRRMGRRWVVVMGLKTGEGRVEKLRSSMASSRPRLKLWMIRATTSVLLWTCLVQLTALGEMWGPRVLKGWPSCFSQDSSTAAASVLDLKFSPSVPERILPPKRVYKNNGYLMVSCNGGLNQMRAAICDMVAIARYLNVTLIVPELDKTSFWADPSEFQDIFDIDHFITSLRDEVRILKQLPPRLKRRVELGMFYTMPPISWSDISYYHNQILPLIQKYKVVHLNRTDARLANNGQPIEIQKLRCRVNYSALKFTSQIEELGRRVIRLLRQNGPFLVLHLRYEMDMLAFSGCTQGCNPEEVEELTRMRYAYPWWKEKIINSDLKRKDGLCPLTPEETMLILKALDIDRNIQIYIAAGEIYGGERRMASLASAYPKLVRKETLLEPSDLRFFLNHSSQMAALDYLVALESDIFVPTYDGNMAKVVEGHRRYLGFKKTILLDRRLLVDLIDRYNGGSLSWDEFSSAVKEAHADRLGNRTKRIMIPDRPKEEDYFYANPEECLQRSDELLSAT, from the exons ATGTGCAGggtagagagaaaaaggagtgaagagagagagaagaggaggatggGGAGGAGGTGGGTGGTGGTGATGGGGCTGAAGACGGGAGAAGGCAGGGTGGAGAAGCTGAGGAGTTCCATGGCGTCTTCGAGGCCCAGGCTGAAGCTGTGGATGATAAGGGCGACGACGTCGGTTCTGCTGTGGACTTGCTTGGTGCAGCTGACGGCCTTGGGGGAGATGTGGGGCCCTAGGGTTTTGAAGGGCTGGCCTTCTTGTTTCTCTCAAGATTCCTCCACGGCTGCTGCTTCTGTTTTGGACCTCAAGTTTTCCCCTTCTGTCCCGGAAAGAATTCTTCCTCCAAAGA GGGTTTATAAGAACAATGGCTACTTGATGGTTTCATGCAATGGTGGACTTAATCAAATGAGGGCAGCG ATTTGTGACATGGTTGCTATTGCAAGATATTTAAATGTCACACTTATAGTTCCCGAACTGGATAAGACTTCTTTCTGGGCTGATCCCAG CGAATTCCAAGACATATTTGACATTGATCATTTCATCACATCCTTGAGAGACGAGGTTCGGATATTGAAACAGCTACCGCCCAGACTCAAGAGGAGAGTTGAGTTAGGGATGTTCTACACCATGCCTCCCATTAGTTGGTCTGACATTTCGTACTACCATAATCAG ATTCTTCCTCTGATACAGAAGTATAAAGTTGTTCATTTGAATAGAACTGATGCCAGGCTTGCTAATAATGGCCAGCCCATAGAGATTCAGAAGTTGCGCTGCCGAGTTAATTATAGTGCTCTCAAATTCACTTCTCAGATAGAGGAGTTGGGCAGAAGGGTTATTAGGCTTCTAAGGCAAAATGGTCCTTTCCTAGTGCTTCATCTCAGATATGAAATGGATATGTTAGCCTTTTCTGGATGTACTCAGGGCTGTAACCCTGAGGAGGTAGAGGAGTTGACTAGAATGAG ATATGCATACCCATGGTGGAAAGAGAAAATTATAAACTCTGACTTGAAGAGGAAGGATGGGTTGTGCCCTTTGACACCTGAGGAAACTATGCTTATTCTAAAGGCGCTAGACATTGATCGCAATATACAGATTTACATTGCGGCTGGAGAAATATATGGTGGAGAAAGGAGGATGGCTAGTCTTGCATCAGCATATCCAAAATTG GTGAGGAAGGAGACACTGTTGGAGCCATCAGACCTCAGGTTTTTCCTGAATCACTCATCCCAAATGGCAGCATTGGATTATCTTGTTGCGTTGGAGAGTGATATTTTCGTTCCAACATATGATGGCAACATGGCCAAAGTTGTCGAGGGCCACCGCAG ATACCTCGGCTTCAAGAAGACAATCCTACTGGACAGAAGGCTTCTAGTTGATCTGATAGACCGATATAATGGTGGATCACTGAGTTGGGATGAATTCTCATCAGCTGTTAAGGAAGCTCATGCAGATCGCTTGGGAAACCGTACTAAAAGGATTATGATTCCCGACAGACCCAAAGAGGAGGACTATTTCTACGCCAACCCAGAAGAGTGTTTGCAACGGTCAGATGAGCTGTTGAGTGCTACATGA